A segment of the Ipomoea triloba cultivar NCNSP0323 chromosome 1, ASM357664v1 genome:
CAAACGATGCCAACAAGTGACAAAGAGAGAAACTctcaagaataaaattaaatcagaaaatttcaaattatattcaaaaCTAAAGTTCTTGGATACAAAGTTTGTTTAAATAGAAAACTAAGGAAACTAAAGagtttcaaatattaaaaacatgCCTGGAActatataaaataaacataatgaACATTGGAAATACTAATAACATTTAaagcaaattcaaattttacatAAAAAGTAGCAACCAAACTAGCTCCATGCATGTCTCTTAAACTTTATGCATGTGACCATTtctgtattatattatttcctCAATTCTTGTTTCGATCGCAACAATAGCCCTACAGTCCCCTCACAAAAGTACAGTTAAGCAAAAATGAGGGTGATATGCTTGATGACAATACTCAGTATAAGACCTGATATAAGTTTTGCTATACAACAACCATCTCATTATTGGATAAACCAACTCATCTACATTTACAAGCTACTCAAGGGTCTTGAGATACATAAAAAGTGCTCCTGGTCAGGGGTTTTTTTCCCAACCTCATCTGATCTGCATTTGAAAGCTTTCTCTGATTCGGATTGGCCGGGGTGCTTGCGTTGACACCAGGAGATTTGTCACTAGATTCTGCATGATCCTGAAAATCCAAGAGGAAGTTATAGTGTCAAAATCCTccttagaaataaaataatacaaagcCTTGGCAGCTACCACTTGTGAAGTGCAATGGATACTCTATTTACTTGCTGAATTtggcctctatatatatatatatatatatatatatatatatatatataattataatcagATGAGACAACCTAgttaggtgagaaataagaaCTAATCTGGTACAtctattattgattttttttatgaatgagATTATACCTTTTTATTCTTCCTTATTtggttaatattaattatgggGGGTTTTTAAGGGAATATAATTAATGGCACATATTAAATCTCAACCCTTCATCAATTATTTCCTAGGGCTTGGATTTAGTCTTACTTCTCATCTAAATaggttgtctcatatgaagtcaaccctctatatatatatatatatatatatatatatatatatatatatatatatataNttctgtgtctttacgtccttatatatgagagtagaggaataattccgttggagggaaaattattccttttgaaatttgtctcccatgctgatcatgggtcttgcgtattttcagcatatttcatggagtggtgatcttgtaacttgaacctctttgtcttgtagtgaatattccatagttcactttcttgagtccatgctccactttcgtcttttggtaaaagttactctttttatattcccattattccttgtttgtagggaatcagatcacttcagcattggtgcaccttttgaccgtttgtggtggaaatctgacgtgtcatccatttccgcccattttgaaatcttcacgtttcggcacctcttcattgttccatctccatgatattcttcttctccacactttaagtaaggccgtcattcagctttgttggagagttgttagtgtatcgagaccaaggttgatatcttgattgcttgatgtctcgaactcaaatatcgagaggtctatctctcgaactctgtttatgtctcgaactggataactgtatcgagaggtcctacctctcgaactctgcttatgtctcgagacttagttgatgtctcacagacccttattcctccagtgttgtcccatgccttcttctgatctgtctatatgattacaacacacgggacttctaagatgttcaaacaaatttacctcaagcttaaatattttccgagttgagctcaaagttactcggttgtattttcgctcttggtttacttgtcgaacttacagcgttttgcctatgcgtcgagactcggggatttctacttaacagttggtatcatcaaaacctattacatgatgttcctaacaatttggAGTAAgttctgataccaattgatacAGGACAACAAACGATGCCAACAAGTGACAAAGAGAGAAACTctcaagaataaaattaaatcagaaaatttcaaattatattcaaaaCTAAAGTTCTTGGATACAAAGTTTGTTTAAATAGAAAACTAAGGAAACTAAAGagtttcaaatattaaaaacatgCCTGGAActatataaaataaacataatgaACATTGGAAATACTAATAACATTTAaagcaaattcaaattttacatAAAAAGTAGCAACCAAACTAGCTCCATGCATGTCTCTTAAACTTTATGCATGTGACCATTtctgtattatattatttcctCAATTCTTGTTTCGATCGCAACAATAGCCCTACAGTCCCCTCACAAAAGTACAGTTAAGCAAAAATGAGGGTGATATGCTTGATGACAATACTCAGTATAAGACCTGATATAAGTTTTGCTATACAACAACCATCTCATTATTGGATAAACCAACTCATCTACATTTACAAGCTACTCAAGGGTCTTGAGATACATAAAAAGTGCTCCTGGTCAGGGGTTTTTTTCCCAACCTCATCTGATCTGCATTTGAAAGCTTTCTCTGATTCGGATTGGCCGGGGTGCTTGCGTTGACACCAGGAGATTTGTCACTAGATTCTGCATGATCCTGAAAATCCAAGAGGAAGTTATAGTGTCAAAATCCTccttagaaataaaataatacaaagcCTTGGCAGCTACCACTTGTGAAGTGCAATGGATACTCTATTTACTTGCTGAATTtggcctctatatatatatatatatatatatatatatatatatatataattataatcagATGAGACAACCTAgttaggtgagaaataagaaCTAATCTGGTACAtctattattgattttttttatgaatgagATTATACCTTTTTATTCTTCCTTATTtggttaatattaattatgggGGGTTTTTAAGGGAATATAATTAATGGCACATATTAAATCTCAACCCTTCATCAATTATTTCCTAGGGCTTGGATTTAGTCTTACTTCTCATCTAAATaggttgtctcatatgaagtcaaccctctatatatatatatatatatatatatatatatatatatatatatatatatatatatattgctgaAGAAAGATGATTGAtacataataattcaaatacaagCTAGAACACATGCATTGTACTAGACAGCTAGCTACAACTTGCTAGTTGCCTTAGctccaattttattcaaaacacactacaaattatatatagaaaGGTCTTCATGAAGACTTTATTCAAACACGCACACACGAAATTAAACTGTTTGTAGGTGTTTAAAACGTCTCGTCCTGTTCATGATCATCAAGAATATAAGTTCCGTCCTCCTGCTGAACCATTCCGTTATCCTTTACGCCCAACCATCCTGTCGGTGTACGATACTCGTCTTTCAAAGCATCCTGGTACTTATTAACTTTGGCAAGATCAAAATATCCTTGACGCTCAAACCCTCCTTGAGACCCCCGGAATCCATCAATTCCATGCATGTAAAGCATCAAGTCATGAGTTAACAGGTTATCAATTTCAGGCTTCAAAAACTCGGATTTCTTTGATTCAATTCCAATACCCTCCCCCACATCTACGTAAGGAAATATTGGCCATATGGTACCATCCACTGGTCCAGGCGGGGGAAGTGTTGGAACAGGATCATTGACGTCGGTGATTCGCAAGACTCGAAGGTTTTGTTGATTGGAAATGGCATTTTTAAAATTCTCATCCCCTACTTTGGGGCTTGCATACAAGAAAGCAGCGACAGGaatatctttattattgttgATTGGATTGAACGCCAGGTCTGTTGCATTCAGCGTTGCCATGGATGAACCCAAGCTGTGTCCTGTCACGGTTATGCTAATTTCCTCGTCCTTGTATAACTCAACAAGTCTTGCAACTTCTTCacgaatctatatatataacaaagagAAGCCAAgtcaaattctacaatataatataatactctttGTCCCGTTTTACCTGttctatttattggtcaaaccaactcttttttccttgcttattttgtttagtaattttttattattttaaatttaattttttgtgttcaatagtacttttaaggtagtttctaaatatataaattttacggagtatatattaatgctaaacttaatattataaaaaattggattaaaacaAGTTTCCTTAAAAATCAGACAATcaaaatgggatggaggtagtataatgccaaaaagagagtgaaatgaaataaaaataccTGATCTCTGGCACTGGTTTGATTGAATTGGGAATCTTGATTGATGGTGGTATACATATCGTACCAACCCTTATGCACTAGAGGATTAGAATCTTGGCCAAAGATTAATGGCGCATTAACAAAAGTGAATGTTAAATTGGCTAACTTCTCTGAGGGTCGTTTTGTTCCCCTCCAAGCAATCAGAACGTCTCTCCGTCCCAAAGCAACTTTTCCTTCATCCGTGGCCACAGCAACATATCCGATCCAGTTTGATTCCTTTAGCACTGCATCCACTCGCGCTGGCCTCACCATATACCCTTTATCTTGGAATATGATATCTGTTGATGGGGCATAGAAGTATTTGGTCACTTCATATCTGaaacaattaaaaaactagCTCAGCTGACTcgtgggtgaatgagaaattgataatAAACAGACagaaagagagagggagaagcTTTGATTGATTTATACTTGAAAGGGTTTCCCTTCACAACTCCTGAGTTGGCTAGGAGGTTTCTCTTGGCGTATCGTGATAATCCCACATATTTGGAAGCTGGTTCGTTTATGAAAGCCTCACTTGCGGGCCCAACCATGGTGGCGTAGTGAATGAGGTAGCGGCAGAGATCGGAATCCAAAGGGTCCAGTAGCCCTTCCCAGTTATCACTCCCACTTAGAACCTTCCATCTTTCAGCAATGCCACTACTCATCTTCAATtctctattctttttttttttttgtttaattagatGTTGTACGAGGTCGAGGTGGTGAAGCTACGTGCAGATTCCTGAGCTTTATATACATCTCTTCCCATTCGTCTCATCCGTCTACCAAAACACACATAATGGAAAACGTGCGattccaaagaaaaaaaaaaattcaaacgaAAGCTCTCGCGCTCCTCGTGGCCTGctaatttttacttttactgTTCATTAGACGGCCTTCTTATGAAAATTGTTGGATAAGGCCAGGCAAATTAAATTAGCTGTGAGGATCACCCTCCAAAACAACGTGTCGTTTTGAtgctaaaagaaaaaatcattgCTTTACacttgtgttagaataatgaatattctaggataagataatgtattttatgactTAGAATTATGTAAGCTATGTGTTATAATAATGcactttatatgttagaataatgtatgttatgtgttataataatgtactttatttttttttaagggagaataatgtactttatatttgttaaaataatgaattgaaatttctggaataagataatgtattttatgttttcaaaaaaaaaaaaaacagataatgtattttatgaggcagaataatatactttgtgttagaataaagtattttatgagttaaaataatgtataatgtactttatgtgttataaaataattaaatttttgaggtaagataatgtactttatgagttagaataatgtactttaattaTTCACATTATATATACTTTGGATGGAAAATGATTTGCCTTACTACTTATTAACCATTTGTCATTATTTAGTACCATAgcaatgatggatttaattaacccgggtagcCCGAATTATTAAACCcgataaataaagaaaataataaccAATGTTAATTTGATAGAAATGACCAATGTTAATTTGATAGAAATGACAATGAATATATGTCGCAGAGACTATTCTTGCATTAATAATGGTTTAAGATGATTACAAGAGTGTTTGTGTTTAGACAATAGAGATGATCATGTCTGTCGATTAAGTagctatttatactattaaacCTCCTAACCGCCCCCTAAAAAGAAGGAGACAGTTATAAGTACCTTAGCTTTGGACCACGTCCGTGCGTGCAGCGCACAAGGCCAAGGCCCCCAGGTCGAGGCAACCCCAGCCGGCAACCGACACTACCCTAGCTGAGGCCGCCTCTAGCCAAGGTTGGCCGAGGTCGCCCGGGtctcctctctttctctctggGTCAGAGCCCGTCTCCAATATATCCATCGAGTACCATACTTGTCTTTTAGGAAATATCATCATCGGCTTGATTGAGACATAGTAATCATATAAAGCTCCTTGAGAACAAAATATAATCAGAGATTTGAGCACATGTTTTGTGGAGAGGTGATGACAATACTACagataatgtaaaataatatgtgtaatgtaaattttaagtttgataAAACACAGGTGACACTAGAACagacaaaaagttaatttaaaaaattcaaaattattgatgcattattaataaattaaggtTTTAGGCAATTAGCGTACTAGTGCAAAtcataaatgtatattataatcCACGGCCGCCCACCGCTACGTATTCGCAAAGTAAAATTGGCAGCTCGCAGCGCGAGGGCATTAGGAAATTAAGAGCACAAACTTATCCATATTTCTCTATGCCGATAGATCAGGAAATGCTTAATTgcttttgtttgtctttttcttcttaagggGTGGTATTgaatcattaaaatttttttatgacTTCCCCGAGTGATTTtaaacttttgtaaactttgtaagagtataaaacttatataaaaatatttagacttttatgaactttttatttaaaaagtatacaaaattaattaaaattcgaATTTAAATACATCGTTACAAAGTTTTAatgactttgatttttattatttttcatttttgttatttaactctccaatattatcttattttggacacttttgatTTATctgatgacttttttttttttggtaaaactCTATTTTAGGCAAGGGTATTATcatttcttcaaatttttttattatttttccaatgagttaattccaatgGAGGTCCCTTGTGTTTGACgacaattccaaatttaatttcacataattattttgtcatttaacaccctagcctataatattttggacacttttagtcattttgatgaaattgttgggcggagacgGGTGAAGGGCTAGTCGAATTGTTTGGTGGAATTGTTGGGTGAAGGCCGGTAAATGGTCCAATTGAACAATTGGTGACTAGGAGAATTGTTGCGCGGCAGATGAAGGGTAAAATCTAACACCCTGCCTCTAAAAATTATGACTAGAATTACGTTTTTGTTGCAAGCTATACCTTTTGGCTTATCACTTAATCCTaactttaaatttaattttagctAGATCTTAATCCTAGTttattactaaataaaatatattctcaaaaaaaaaaactaaataaaatattttaaaataatcctCCGTCAGGCTTTCAACATTATTGTATTCCATATTAGCAATCTCGAATGAGTCGTCTGAGCAGTGTGTTTCCTAGGAAAACGACGGTggaaaatataaatacatgtaaTCTGTGAAACCAACGAAGTTATGTACTTATATCTCCAGAGAAATTCCATTTTCCATCGATAACTTCAAGTACTCAGGCCGGGTGGGGGCTATAAATATAGATATGAGTTTATCAAGAAGGGGACAAGCTAAGCTCAATCTATAGCAAAAATGACTAACTTCAACCTTATTCTAACTTTTCTCTTCATCGCATGTCTTCATTTTTCTGCCGTTTTCGCGACTGAATCAGAGATTTACATTGTTCATGTTGAGTTACCTAATGGCCTGACTTCAAGAGATTCACATTATCAATCGTTTATGAGTTCGGCAGTGGAAACATCAACTGATTCCTCCAACATAATCTACTCTTATCAGCATGTTATTAGCGGCTTTGCTGCTAAATTATCCCCTGATGGAGTGAAAGCCATGGAGAAGATGGATGGTTTCGTGTACGCGCGGCCCCAGAGAGTGTATAACCTGCACACAACCCACACTCCAAATTTCTTGGGGCTGCACTTGAATTCAGGCTTCTGGAACAGCTCCAACTATGGCGAAGGCGTGATCATTGGTTTGCTAGATACCGGAATTTTTAATCCACACCCCTCGTTTAGTGACTACGGGATGCCCCCTCCACCGGCTAAGTGGAAGGGGACATGTGACAGTTTTAATTGTAACAACAAGCTCATTGGAGGAAAGGGGTTTTTCAGTGGAAATCAATCGAGTTCGTTCGATAACCTTAATGGACACGGGACACACACGTCCAGCACGGCGGCTGGGAACTTCGTAGACAGCGCTAATGTCTATGGAAGCGATAATGGCACGGCCACGGGAATCGCGCCACGGGCGCACTTGGCTATGTATAGGGTTTGTGGTGAAAACGGTGGGTGTTTTGAAATTGACATTTTGGCGGGTATGGATGCGGCTATTGAAGATGGTGTGGACATTCTTTCCATTTCCCTGGGTGGATCATCAGGGCCTTTCTATAATGATAATATAGCCCTTGGCGCATATAGTGCTATGGAGAAGGGGATTTTTGTTAGCTGCTCAGCTGGGAATTCAGGTCCGGAGCATTTCACATTGTCGAACGAAGCGCCCTGGATTCTCACCGTGGGAGCCGCCACGGTTGATAGGAATGTGGTGGCAACGGCACGTCTTGGAAACGGGGAAGAAGTGGATGGGCAATCAGCTTATCAGCCTGATCATTTTTCTCTGGAATTGCTTCCACTTGTGTATCCTGGGATGAACGCCAGTGATTTTACTGCAAAGTATTGCGGCAATTCTTCACTGGACAACTATGATGTGAAAGGAAAAGTTGTGGTGTGTGATATGGGTGGTCCAGGCCGTCCAGTGCCGGCAATTCTAAAGGGAACGGTTGTGAAGGAAGCCGGCGGGGCTGCCATGATTCTTGTGAACCAGGACTTCATGGGTTACACCACATTTGCACTACCTAATGCCCTCCCTGCCACACACCTTAGCTTTGCCGATGGAGAAAAGGTGAAATCTTACCTAAACTCAACCTCAAACCCGACTGCAACAATCCTGTTGAAGGGAACTGTAATCGGTGACCCTCACGCACCGGCTGTTTCCTTCTTTTCGTCTCGGGGGCCAAGCAACGCCAGCCCGGGGATTCTGAAACCCGACATTATAGGTCCAGGAGTGAGCATTATTGCGGCCTGGCCATTTTCTGTGGAAAACAGGACTGACTCCAAACCAACTTTCAACATTATTTCAGGTACCTCAATGTCATGCCCGCACCTATCCGGTGTTGCGGCTTTGCTCAAGAGTGCGCACCCGGATTGGTCTCCTGCTGCAATCAAGTCAGCAATCATCACTACCTCCGACACTACTAACCTCGGGAACAACAAAATCGAAGACGAAAGGGGCCTCCCGGCTGACATCTTTACAGTTGGGGCTGGCCAGTTTAATCCATCACGAGCCAACGATCCAGGGCTAGTTTATGATGTCGCACCTGAAGACTACGTGCCTTACTTGTGCGGATTAGGGTACACAGATAAACAAGTTAGCCTTATTTTGCAACGTAATGTGACCTGTTCAACATCCATCCAGGAAGCGGAGCTAAACTACCCTTCCTTTTCCCTAAACCTTGTGAATACTACGTCAACATCAAGATCACAGACGTACACTAGAACCGTGACGAATGTTGGCGAGGCTAGTTCGTCATACACGGTTGAAATTCTTTCACCGGATGGCGTTAGTGTTACCGTGGAGCCTTCCACGTTGAGCTTCTCAGAGCTAAACCAAAAGGCATCGTATCAAGTGACATTCTCCCGTTCAACTTCCCCCACAAATGCAACGGTTGTTCAAGGATATTTGAAATGGTCGTCTTCTAGATATGTTGTCAGAAGTCCAATTGCTGCAATTCTTAACAATCTTGTAGTTTGAGATGTTTAAGAGGGTTTTCAATTCCACTGGCGTCATAGTGGAGATGGGAGACCAGCTATGTCACAGTAGCGTTACGTTCTTTCTTGCTTTTAAAGGCTTTGTAAACTTGAGTTTTATCAATAGAAGTTTCAGACTTCTACGAGCTCAAAGCTCAAATTAgaactatcaaattttattatcGAGTCGTTTTtgccacttttattttttggacacttttaggcATTCTCaaaactttttctatttttagtaaggacatttttgtctcttcatatttttcttttgttattttttcagtttcaaccggtttaattggtttagggcTTTACTTAAAACCTGTTGAAAATATGGTTACTAAAAATTAGAAGTTATCTAAAGTActaaagaaaatatgaaaagacaaaatgccgttactaaaaatagaaaaagtcatgAAAAGGACTATAAGTATCAAAAagataaggcaaaaacttgtgtgagaccatctcactgtgagacgggtcgggtcatgatgacaatataatacttatacgcacaaatgtcatacttatatgcttagatgtaatactaatcaagaataaattttttttatacttataagggtaaaaaaatgtaatacttttaaggggaaatacaatacttttacatttcgatttaaaagtattacatttttcctcaaaagtattatattttttcattataagtagggggaacttgtcaacattactagcttattatgaaatatgtattacttttttttcttataagtaacaaaaattgtattcttgattagtattatatttgagcatataagtatgacatttgcacatataagtatgacattagtatgttgcttcgacccgacttacgaataaggatccgtgagacggtcttatccaagtgtgacccaataaataatagtttgagactaaatttggaattgacACCAAACACAAGGAATCTCGggtagaattaactctttaaaataaAGGATTATACCCTGCTAGTAGAGAGACTAGTAGAAAGAACGTAGAGTACGTAACAAGTGGTATCTTGTAAGAAAGCAACAATTCAATAGGCCGCCGGCTTGGTATTCAAGGCTAGCTATAAAGGGTATAGTAACTACACAGACAAATTGCATTGTAATATATGGTAAACAATGTCTTTCTAAAATCCATCTAAAGGGATACCAATTGAGTGATAGGATATTAATTTGCCTTAGATGTTGCAAAGGGACAAACAAATTGGGATAATCTGTATCAAACAGGTAGCAATATATAGCATCCGACCTTTCCTTTACGATATCCATATGATTTCAGGAATCAATAGAGTTTTATATACCTGTGCTATGCTAGCAAGTTTAGAAAATTTCTCGTGGGTTTCTATAATATTACTTTAATCTAAATAGAACCATCATTGAATAATGctactttaatttttcaatctcattttatgtgtctaatttACTTAACAAGACTTgaataaagttaaaatttaaattttcattatgttAAGTTTAGtgttaatatacaaaatttatatattattggtcCCAAGGTAGTGAGAAAGTCTAGAAGGAGATTGAATATGTTTTCTTTAGTTTTGAAAAATAGCTCTTAAGTGAGTTTGAATTTCGAAACatatgaaataaaattgttttattgAAAATGTTTCGATTCAAAATGCAATGTGGAAGACTTAGAAGCTGCCTTTAAAGTTTGTAGCGTTTTATCATAAACAATCGTGAATGTGTC
Coding sequences within it:
- the LOC116000797 gene encoding phospholipase A1-IIalpha-like; translation: MSSGIAERWKVLSGSDNWEGLLDPLDSDLCRYLIHYATMVGPASEAFINEPASKYVGLSRYAKRNLLANSGVVKGNPFKYEVTKYFYAPSTDIIFQDKGYMVRPARVDAVLKESNWIGYVAVATDEGKVALGRRDVLIAWRGTKRPSEKLANLTFTFVNAPLIFGQDSNPLVHKGWYDMYTTINQDSQFNQTSARDQIREEVARLVELYKDEEISITVTGHSLGSSMATLNATDLAFNPINNNKDIPVAAFLYASPKVGDENFKNAISNQQNLRVLRITDVNDPVPTLPPPGPVDGTIWPIFPYVDVGEGIGIESKKSEFLKPEIDNLLTHDLMLYMHGIDGFRGSQGGFERQGYFDLAKVNKYQDALKDEYRTPTGWLGVKDNGMVQQEDGTYILDDHEQDETF
- the LOC116016329 gene encoding subtilisin-like protease SBT1.7, producing MSSAVETSTDSSNIIYSYQHVISGFAAKLSPDGVKAMEKMDGFVYARPQRVYNLHTTHTPNFLGLHLNSGFWNSSNYGEGVIIGLLDTGIFNPHPSFSDYGMPPPPAKWKGTCDSFNCNNKLIGGKGFFSGNQSSSFDNLNGHGTHTSSTAAGNFVDSANVYGSDNGTATGIAPRAHLAMYRVCGENGGCFEIDILAGMDAAIEDGVDILSISLGGSSGPFYNDNIALGAYSAMEKGIFVSCSAGNSGPEHFTLSNEAPWILTVGAATVDRNVVATARLGNGEEVDGQSAYQPDHFSLELLPLVYPGMNASDFTAKYCGNSSLDNYDVKGKVVVCDMGGPGRPVPAILKGTVVKEAGGAAMILVNQDFMGYTTFALPNALPATHLSFADGEKVKSYLNSTSNPTATILLKGTVIGDPHAPAVSFFSSRGPSNASPGILKPDIIGPGVSIIAAWPFSVENRTDSKPTFNIISGTSMSCPHLSGVAALLKSAHPDWSPAAIKSAIITTSDTTNLGNNKIEDERGLPADIFTVGAGQFNPSRANDPGLVYDVAPEDYVPYLCGLGYTDKQVSLILQRNVTCSTSIQEAELNYPSFSLNLVNTTSTSRSQTYTRTVTNVGEASSSYTVEILSPDGVSVTVEPSTLSFSELNQKASYQVTFSRSTSPTNATVVQGYLKWSSSRYVVRSPIAAILNNLVV